The following proteins come from a genomic window of Perognathus longimembris pacificus isolate PPM17 chromosome 12, ASM2315922v1, whole genome shotgun sequence:
- the Alkal1 gene encoding ALK and LTK ligand 1, translating to MRPAKPGAPLPALLLLALALSPHGSQGRPRGRRAPRGAEPKPLFFLPAAPRAAPGGAARSAEILPRDLNLKDKFIKHFTGPVTFSAECSKHFHRLYHNTRDCSTPAYYKRCARLLTRLALSPLCSQT from the exons ATGCGGCCGGCTAAGCCGGGCGCCCCGCTGCCCGCTCTCCTGCTGCTGGCGCTGGCTCTGTCCCCGCACGGGAGTCAGGGACGGCCCCGGGGACGCAGGGCCCCGCGGGGCGCCGAGCCCAAGCCGCTCTTCTTCCTCCCCGCGGCGCCCCGCGCGGCTCCCGGCGGCGCTGCCCGCAGCGCAG AAATACTACCAAGAGATCTGAACCTAAAAGACAAATTCATAAAGCATTTCACAG gGCCAGTCACATTTTCAGCTGAATGTAGTAAACACTTCCATCGTCTTTACCACAACACCAGAGACTGCTCAACGCCTGCCT ATTACAAAAGATGTGCTAGATTGCTAACAAGATTAGCATTGAGTCCACTATGCTCACAGACCTAA